TAAGAAAATTGTCGGAAATGTACCAGCCGAAAAAGACCACGTTTGCCACCATCGAAATAGTCGATTTTGTGGGCATGGCTGCCGGATCGGCTAAAGAGGGCACGTTTTCACCCGAGTTGTTGAATTTAATAAAAACAATGGATGCTCTGGCATTTGTGATCAGGAATTTTGAGAGCGACCTTGAGGAAAAAAACGATCCGTTGGGGGACATTCAGTCGATGACGGATGAAATGATGTTATTAGATCTTATTTTTACAGAAACCAGATTGGAGCGTATCGCATACCAGTTCACGCGCGGTAAAAAGACAAACGAATTAGTTTTTGAGCAGAAAGTGCTGGAGCGTATCCGTGATGCACTGGAACAAGGACAGCCTGTCCGTTCGATCAATCTGGATAAAGATGAACAAAAAGTGATTCGTGGCTATCAGTATCTGACGCAGAAGCCATTTTTAGTTATTCTCAATTCCGCTGAAGAAAATTTCGGTAAGAATGAAGCGTTGCTCACCGAGATTAGAAAATCACACGATGTGATCGAATTCGCCGGAAGGTTTGAGATGGAACTGTCGCAATTGTCGGAAGAAGACGCAGAAATGTTCATGGAAGATATGGGTATCCGAGAATCAGCGCGCGACAGATTGACTCGATTTGTCTATCAGATGCTGGGATACATCAGCTTTTTCACCGTGGGCAAGGACGAAGTTCGCGCCTGGACAATTCATGACGGCGACACAGCGCTGGAAGCCGCCGCAGCCATTCATTCTGATCTGGCGCGGGGATTTATTCGCGCCGAGTGTTT
This sequence is a window from Calditrichota bacterium. Protein-coding genes within it:
- the ychF gene encoding redox-regulated ATPase YchF — protein: MKLGLVGLPNSGKTTIFNALTKSQAEVNAYSNAKAEPNVAIVEVGDDRVRKLSEMYQPKKTTFATIEIVDFVGMAAGSAKEGTFSPELLNLIKTMDALAFVIRNFESDLEEKNDPLGDIQSMTDEMMLLDLIFTETRLERIAYQFTRGKKTNELVFEQKVLERIRDALEQGQPVRSINLDKDEQKVIRGYQYLTQKPFLVILNSAEENFGKNEALLTEIRKSHDVIEFAGRFEMELSQLSEEDAEMFMEDMGIRESARDRLTRFVYQMLGYISFFTVGKDEVRAWTIHDGDTALEAAAAIHSDLARGFIRAECFHYEDLIAAGSEKAIRGNGKFRLEGKDYRVKDGDILSIRFAV